The Bombina bombina isolate aBomBom1 chromosome 9, aBomBom1.pri, whole genome shotgun sequence sequence GAGCAAAAGTAACTAATGCTTTATCTGTGAGGCTTTTTTTGGATAAACATTTATCCAAATTAAGGACCCACATGTATCCATCATAACCTTAAAATTAGTGTAAGGTTGCAACTCCAAATGTTGATTTAAAAGTTAATATGTCCTTTAGTAACCaaacaaattgtttaaaatcaggtttaaatataaattaattgtctaattataatttaaatcaTTTGACAAGCAAAATCCTTCGGTTTTCCTTTGTGCACAATGAAAACCAAAATAGAGTTCTGAACTGGTGCATATTTTCTAGATTTTTAAACTCAATTAActtaaataaacttatttaaaataaataaagtttcttAAAAACTATTTCACAAATATGAAAATGCTTTGCAATTAGTTAATTATTAGTctgaaatgcatataaataaataaatatataattaaagaaaCCTAGAGAGATGGTGCGGTGCCATATCTGTGGTGCATGACAACAAAATAAATGTGCTTAGAATCAGTTGTTCAATGGTCACACTCAGGATGTTTAGTACAAATGACTAAGTAGAAGCAGTTGGCTAATTTTAACCCTTTCCAGTCCAACCTAAGCTTTCTGTGCCTTAAACAATACTTTTATGAAAAATTTCCAATGAAACAAAATGCGCATCCTGAAATATCTCATTTAAAATAGCAGGACCTTTCTGTAATTATCTAACTACATTTATACATTATCTTGTAAATTAACTGTGATATTTTTCAGTTTGATTTCTAGAAGTAGTATTTAACTCATTAAATACCAGCCAACAAGGAATATCATGTTTGAAAAGCTATTATAAACATACctgttaatgttaatttttttttagctcaTATTCATGCATCAAAATATgcaaacaatatatacatatactcagtGAAAACTTGTATTCCTGTATTAGTAACATCTGACATATTGCAGCCAACAAATACCAATAATGGACAAATATAATAGTAGTACTTTTTTGGGTAAACAAGAAACAGCTTTTTGAGCATGAAAATATTGGGTGCTTTGGGTATTGTCTGTTCTGAATTAGTATCTGGAATAATTTTCCCAGGATTTTTTGCATGAAACGAGTTTGATTAAAAAAAGAGCAATATACTAACATAAAAACAGTTGCTAAGGTTTGAGCCACAGACCAATGCAAAACTTTCCAATTCTGATGCAGCTTGATCTATTATTACCTATCTAGTTACAATTCAAAGCTACAATGAATATATTGCAGTAGTTGCTGGACATTATACCACATTGGGATTTTAATGAATGGAGGGGTTATTAATCGTTCTTTGTTGGCATTCCAGCTGTGTCTAGCAGTGGGGAGGCGCGTGTGGCTTTGTTTGTTGTGATTGGACACTTCCCAGCCTCTGGTGAGCAAGCACACTCCATGTAGGGACTGATAAGATAAAGCGTGTGTAGGGGACACACTTTTATTGATCACCAAAATCTCATTGTTTCAGAGAGGTATATATAGAGCTTGGAGCCAGTCGTGTGCCTGTTGCAAATCCTACACACACTTGCAGTTACCTCTCACCTGCAGTCCCAGAGGAGCAGAACAGAGAGACAATCCATACAGCAGTTTGCTATTCCTATCTACACTTCACAGCTGCTGCAACTTAGagctacaggtatatatatattttattatgtattaattttattataaaaacaaatgtgcattttctaaaaatattttctatttataaaaGTCTGTCATTTTGCTACTTAGTGAAGAGGATGGCAGGTATTGCACAGTTGCTTATTTGTTCCACTTGTGTTTTGTTATAAAATTCAGAACTGTTAAtctataatttgttatttttgcaTTGTTAGGATGCCCCCTACAACTGGATCTCCCCAAGACCAGAGGAGAAGTGATATAGAGCAATTTTATGAGATTTCAAATGGTGAAGTCCCCATGATCCCCTGCTCTCCAGAACATTCAGAGCACCCATCAGATGTGGAAGAGAGATTAGCGTTCTCCAAATGTAGAGATCCACTGCAGAAAAAGCAGAGGAGGAGAAATCGTTCAAAACCCAAAAGTGAAATAACAGTTACTAAACAAAAGAAGAATCGGAGAAATAAGGCGAatgacagagagagaaacaggatGCACAACCTTAACTCTGCCCTTGACGCATTGCGAAGTGTCTTACCAAGCTTCCCAGATGATGCCAAGCTCACGAAGATTGAAACACTGAGGTTTGCTCATAATTATATCTGGGCCCTTTCGGAAACACTACGAATAGCTGACCACAGCCTGCACAGCCTTGGGCACGAGATGGCACACTCACTCCAAAAGCTGCCCAAGAACTGTCTAATGGTGGAGCTGACCAGTCCCAGCAGTACCTGCAGTTCCTCCAGTGAGTGGGATTCAATGTACTCCCAAGACTCACAGAGCAGCTTCAGCCCAACAGAATCCATAGATGAAGTGTACCATCCCTCCCCCTGTCTGAGACACATCTCATTCCCAAACTTCATATGAACCACCCTCCGCTCAGCCTGTCCACTTTAACTTTACTGCATTGAACTTAGAGACCAACAGAGGCACACGTTGCCCTATACATATCTGTAAATACATCTCACGCTTACAAAGGATTGTGATGTAAAGTATGTTTCATATCTATATGTGTGCCTTTTGGGATTTAAATCAAGGAAATATTGGCtcttttataaatttatatattatttattgttttatatgatCATTTTCTTCCTCATTTGCCTTAATGTTGGAATGTTTTGCACTTTTAACATCCCCTGAATTTAACAAGCTCTTAAAATTTGATAATGATTTTTATTTTGCTACAATTGAAATACTGTAATTGAAATAatgatttaaaatgtatatttttgtaatTAATATGACAAAAGCTGTTTTTGATAACACAATCTCTAAGATGATTTCCACCTCAATGATGTATGTAAATTATATTAATGcacatcttttttatttattgattttatttcaccataaatatatattttctatagatAAGCATATTGCTGAACCAGATGAATATGATTGTATTGCAAAATCTGGTGCTaataaacatttctttaaaaaaaaaattgttccctttttaaaATGTTCAAATATTTTAGGAAAGTTAAACAGATTtagatttgcatttttttttgtattccTGCATCTTAAAGTAAACTCACAAAGAAATGACCTGCTTAAAAACCTAAAAAACAGAAACTAATAGAAAGCTTTTGTGCCATATTTTATCATGTTAATAAAATATCTGAGCTTGAAGTGTACATTTGAAAGAATAGGGGAATATATAAACAATTAATCAAAATCTAGATGGTGAAGCACAGATAGAAACAAACAATGAATGTTTAATTCTTCAGATATGACTTGATAGACTTGATATAACAAGATTAATGGGTCCTTGGTTTGCTGTCTGCAAATCTCAGGTGTTGCTGTGAGATGGGCAAATCTCTACTTTGCACCTGGCAAATCCAGGAACACTTTCACTTCCATATATAGATTTGGTTACCACACCTTAAAAGCATGCTTCTggataatataaacaatatatatatatatatatatatatatatatatatatatatatatatatatatatatatatatatatatatatatatatatatatatatataaaatatatttatacccagaagcatgctttatatactgtatatctatatatgtatatgtgtgtgcgtctgtatTATACATCTATAcagatgtgtgtatctatatatatatatatatatatatatatacatatatatgtgtgtgtatatgtatagatagatgatagatagatagatagatagatagatagatagatagatagatagatactaatgGAGTAACATACACTATAATTATACACAAACCTTTATAACTGTAGATAAATTGGTAAATTGATTTATAAGAATGAATTTGGGGGCTGTAGCAGTAGTAAACTCCTCTCTGTCCATTAGCTGTGTCAgtcatagatagatatacagatacactgatagatagatagatagatagatataaagacagagatagacagatagatagatagatagacagacagactgactgacagagagagagagagccagaactagatagatagacagacagatatagatagacagagatagatgatagatagataaatagataggtagatagatgatagatagacaaacaaacagatagatagatagatcattgatagatagacagacaaatagatagatagatagatagatagatatatgatagataagtagatagacagacaggtaagCAGgctgatagatagattatagatatatagatagatatatgatagatagacaaacaggctgatagatagattatatatatataaatagatacagacaggcagacagacaggcaggctgataaattatagatatatagatagatacagacagacagacaggcagttagatagatagacagatagacatatagatggatagatagacagacagggatatatagacagagatagacagacggAGATAgattagagatagatagagatagatagacagagacagacagacggacagagatagacagaccgacaaacagagatagatagaaagatgatagacagatagatgttagatagacagatagatagctagataaatagatatatagatacagacaaacagatagatagacagaaacacatagagagagagatagagatagataaatagatagactgacatagagagagagagagaaagacagtcagaaagataaatagatagatatacagacagacagagatagacagatatagatagatagatagatagatagatagatgatagacagacagacaaacagacagacaaacagagatagatagataaacagatagaaagatagatagatgatagatagacagatggatacatagatagatgatagacagagagacagatatatagatagacaaatagatagattggTAAATTGATTTATAAGAATGAATTTTGGGGGCTGTCTATTTGCTATTACAGGGCAATAGCTGTGTCAGgcatagattgatagatgatagatagatagatagatagatagatagatagattacagggCAATAGCTGTGTCaggcataaatatatagatagatagaaagatagatagatagatagatagattacaggaCAATAGCTGTGTCAGGCATACATAGACAGATTTCAGGGCAATAGCTGTGTCAggcatagatagatacatagatagatagatagattacagggCAATAGCTGTGTCAGGCATAGATAGATTACAGGGCAATAGCTGtgtaaggcatatatatatatatatatatagatagatagatagatagatagatagatagatagattacagggCATTAGCTGTGTcaggcatagatagatagatagacagatatatagatagatagataaatagatagatagattgtaggGCAATAGATGTGTcaggcatagatagatagatagatagatagatagatagatagatttcagGGCAATAGCTGTATCAggcatagagagatagatatattacAGGGCAATATCTGTGTcaggcatagatagatagatagatagatagatagatagatagattacagggCAATAGCTGTGTcaggcatagatagatagatagatagatagatagattacagggCAGTAGCTGTGTCAGgcatagatagattgattgatagatagatagatagatagatagatagatagatagatagattacagggCAATAACTTtgtcaggcatatatatatatagatagatagatagatagatagatagatagatagattacagggCAATAGCTGTGTcaggcatagatagatagatagatagatagatagaattcagGGCAATAGCTGTGTCAggcatacatagatagatagatagattacagggCAATAGCTGTGTCAGGCATAGTTAGATagatagtagacatgtgcgattcatttcggatcgattcggaaattcggaaaattcggcaaaaatccgaatcgatccgaaccgaaacaaatttttcgatcatgcacatatctaatagatagatagatagatagattacagggCAATAGCTGTGTcaggcatagatagatagatagagagatagatagatagattacagggCAATAGCTGTGTCaggcatatatagatagatagatagatagatagattacagggCAATAGCTGTGTcaggcatagatagatagattacagagCAATAGCTGTGTcaggcatagatagatagattacagagCAATAGCTGTGTcaggcatagatagatagattacagagCAATAGCTGTGTcaggcatagatagatagatagatagatagatagattacagggCAATAGCTGTGTcaggcatagatagatagatagatagatagatagattacagggCAATAGCTGTGTCAggcataaatagatagatagatagatagattgattgatagattacAGGGCAATAGCTGTGTaaggcatagatagatagatagattacagggCAATAGCTGTGTcaggcatagatagatagatagatagatagatagatagattacagggCAATAGCTGTGTCaggcatatatagatagatagatagatagatagatagatagatagattacagggCAATAGCTGAGTcaggcatagatagatagattacaaggCAATAGCTGTGTcaggcatagatagatagatagatagatagatagatagatagattacagggCAATAGCTGTGTcaggcatagatagatagatagattgattgatagattacAGGGCAATAGCTGTGTaaggcatagatagatagatagatagattacagggCAATAGCTGTGTcaggcatagatagatagatagagagatagatagatagattacagggCAATAGCTGTGTCaggcatatatagatagatagatagatagatagatagatagattacagggCAATAGCTGTGTcaggcatagatagatagatagatagatagatagatagattacagggCAATAGCTGTGTCaggcatatatagatagatagatagatagatagattacagggCAATAGCTGTGTcaggcatagatagatagatagattgcagGGCAATAGCTGTGTcaggcatagatagatagatactgtagatagatagatagatagatagatagattacaggaCAATAGCTGTGTCAGgcatagatagatagctagatagatagatagattacagggCAATAGCTGTGTCaggcatatatagatagatagatagatagatagattgatagatagatagatagattacagggCAATAGCTGTGTcaggcatagatagatagatagatagatagatagataggtaggtagattaCAGGGCTATAGCTGTgtcagggatagatagatagatagattgcagGACAATAGCTGTGTcaggcatagatagatagatagatagatagatagatagatagatagatactatagatagatagatagatagataaatagattacagGGCAATACCTGTGTcaggcatagatagatagatactatagatagatagatagatagatagatagatagatagatagattacagggCAATATCTGTGTCAggcataaatagatagagagagagatattatagatagatagatagatagatagatagatagatagatagatagatagatacaatatatagatagatagatagatagatagatagatagatagatagatagattacagggCAATAGCTGTGTCAggcataaatagatagagagatagatactatatatagatagatagatagatagatagatagacactatagatagatagatagatagatagatagatagatagatagatagatagattacagggCAATATCTGTGTCAggcataaatagatagagagatatatactatagatagatacgatagatagatagatagatagatagattacagggCAATAGCTGTGTCAggcatacatagatagatactatagatagatagatagatagatagatagatagatagattacagggCAATAGCTGTGTcaggcatagatagatagatagatagattacagggCAATAGCTGTGTcaggcatagatagatagatagatagatagatagatagataggtagattacAGGGCTATAGCTGTGtcaggtatagatagatagatagattgatagatagattgcaggcatagatagatagatagatcgatagatagatactatagatagatagatagatagatagattacagggCAATAGCTGTGTCAggcataaatagatagatagatagatagatagattacagggCAATAGCTGTGTCAggcataaatagatagagagatagatactatagatagatagatagatagatagatagattacagggCAATAGCTGTGTCAggcataaatagatagatagatagatactatagatagatagattacagggCAATAGCTGTGCCAggcataaatagatagagagatagatactatagatagatagatagatagattacagggCAATAGCTGTGTCAggcataaatagatagagagatagatactatagatagatagatagatagatagatagatagattacagggCAATAGCTGTGTCAggcataaatagatagatagatagatagatagatagatagattacagggCAATAACTGTGTCAggcataaatagatagagagataaataaatagatagatagatagatagatactatagatagatagatagatagatagatagattgatagattacaGGGCAATAGCTGTGTCAGgcataaatagagagatagatactatagatagacagatagatagatagatagatagatagatagatagattacagggCAATAGCTGTGTCAggcataaatagatagatagatactatagatagatagattacagggCAATAGCTGTGTCAggcataaatagatagagagatagatactatagatagatagatagatagatagatagatagatagatagatagatagattacagggCAATAGCTGTGTCAggcataaatagatagagagatagatactatagatagatagatagatagattacagggCAATAGCTGTGTCAggcataaatagatagatagatagatagattacagggCAATAACTGTGTCAggcataaatagatagagagataaataaatagatagatagatagatagatagatagatactatagatagatagatagatagatagatagatagatagatagattacagggCAATAGCCATGTCAGGCATGCTAATGTTATTGTTGGTTAAATGCAGAAAGACCAAATGAATCTTGTGTTTTGGCTTCTACAGAATCAATTTGTAGTTGTGAGATTTATAACTTTTCTTTTCACTACGTGTTCCATTCTGTGCTCACTTCAATTGCAATGTGTGCCCAGCACAAAGAAACGCTCAGGGGCAGTTTGCAATTGTCATGCTAATTGCCCTAAACTGAATTCATCTGAAGGAAGCCAAGAGATGCTATTGaggcaatttgtaacacaatagaCGTGTAAATCATGAAGACAAAATGTGCTATACACCCCATACAAAGGTCAGCTATGCTACCTTAACTACATAAGCCAGAATATCTCTTTTGTATAACACGCTCTATAAATCCTTCATTTTATATCACACGTCTAATCATTTGACACCATAGGAGAGAAATTGCAAACTGTGCAAACTTTTCCtgattaaggtctagattacaagtggagcgatatttatcgTTCCTGCTTGTGCATTAaaaccgctagaagtaagcttaatGCGTGCGTCGGGTAgtgtagttgaaagtaaaaagttttcattcTAAAGCTAACCTGACGCGTTCAAAAGCCAAGCTtctttaacgtattccccatagggAGcgtaaaaagtgggggaaaaattaACACCCTTACTCATGGGCCAACCCGATCGTGTTTAAACAAAGTGCACTAAAGCGACATGAAAtagtttacattctaatgttcttcacataaaataatatgttctatttaatcataaatacatatttccatctATATCTCATTgtactttggtacaatatatttctatatatagatgattacatataggtatatacatatactgtatatatacagggagtgcagaattattaggcaagttgtatttttgaggattaattttattattgaacaacaaccatgttctcaatgaacccaaaaaactcattaatatcaaagctgaatagttttggaagtagtttttagtttggttttagttatagctattttagggggatatctgtgtgtgcaggtgactattactgtgcataattattaggcaacttaacaaaaaacaaatatatacccatttcaattatttatttttaccagtgaaaccaatataacatctcaacattcacaaatatacatttctgacattcaaaaacaaaacaaaaacaaatcagtgaccaatatagccacctttctttgcaaggacactcaaaagcctgccatccatggattctgtcagtgttttgatctgttcaccatcaacattgcgtgcagcagcaaccacagcctcccagacactgttcagagaggtgtactgttttccctccttgtaaatctcacatttgatgatggaccagaggttctcaatggggttcagatcaggtgaacaaggaggccatgtcattagattttcttcttttataccctttcttgccagccacgctgtggagtacttggacacgtgtgatggagcattgtcctgcatgaaaatcatgtttttcttgaaggatgcagacttcttcctgtaccactgcttgaagaaggtgtcttccagaaactggcagtaggactgggagttgagcttgactccatcctcaacccgaaaaggccccacaagctcatctttgatgataccagcccaaaccagtactccacctccaccttgctggcgtctgagtcggactggagctctctgccctttaccaatccagccacgggcccatccatctggcccatcaagactcactctcatttcatcagtccataaaacattagaaaaatcagtcttgagatatttcttggcccagtcttgacgtttcagcttgtgtgtcttgttcagtggtggtcgtctttcagcctttcttaccttggccatgtctctgagtattgcacaccttgtgcttttgggcactccagtgatgttgcagctctgaaatatggccaaactggtggcaagtggcatcttggcagctgcacgcttgacttttctcagttcatgggcagttattttgcgccttggtttttccacacgcttcttgcgaccctgttgactattttgaaagaaacgcttgattgttcgatgatcacgcttcagaagctttgcaattttaagagtgctgcatccctctgcaagatatctccctatttttgacttttctgagcctgtcaagtccttcttttgacccattttgccaaaggaaaggaagttgcctaataattatgcacacctgatatagggtgttgatgtcattagaccacaccccttctcattacagagatgcacatcacctaatatgcttaattggtagtaggctttcgagcctatacagcttggagtaagacaacatgcataaagaggatgatgtggtcaaaatactcatttgcctaataattctgcactccctgtatatagcaatatatatttataaatacttagagcatattctgttatgtgcagaacattgaaatgtgaaatatttacagtaaatagtagGCCAGTAGGCAATATCTTCAGAacgtcttaactggagcacaggtaaaataatcattaACCATGGTAACTAAACTAGCTCTCACCATAGATACTGATTATTTCACCAATACTCAAGTTAAGGcatcatgaaaatatggcctgttttttactaaaaaaaataataatagaccgcatattacctctccaattatatatgaaattgattgaagatgaagataacAAATGCGTCCTCTCACGGCgtgcagtccaccctccacagttgtgtAATATGTCCACACAAAAATCCAATAAATATGCTACAGGAGCAAATTGATAATAGTATATAGAAAAAATTTGTATACAAATAAGCCAACACGAGTAGTATATAGAAAAAATGTGTATCCAAATATCCCAACACGAGTACACGACCACAAAACCAGTACGTCcttctccaaaactaaacctgtcaaatgAAATGTTAAGAACGacaaatatttataacatttagatatgggagggaataagttgatttaaatatttaaattcgaatattacatttcaaaatgcaattgtagcttagaaatactatttcaaaattaAAATCGAATTAGAATATTTCGAATATTTATaagataacagcattattaaaaCTAATTCAAATTCGAATagtacattacaaaagaaaatactatttcgaaatttaaatcgaattcgaatatcacattacaAATCGAATCTGATATATTcaatcaaattcaaatattacatttcaaaatcaaTGTGATATATCctatcaaattcgaatattacatttcaaaatcgaatgtgatatatcctatcaaattcgaatattacatttctatatagaatgtgatatattgaatcgattttgaatattatatttcgaattcgaatgtgaaatatagatattgaattcgaatataatataatataatgcaaagccaaacattctattattagaacgaatatttttgaatgtaatcgaaAAATTCTGAAACCAACAtccaaaaatcgaatgttagaattttaggtaaacattcgaaattcgattcgaacgaacgaatgtataaaaatttgttttaaaattcgaatgtttagaaacattcgcccatccctagtaaataCACagctaaaggaacattaaacactttgagatattaatataaaatgttttattgtatttagaaaaataactttgcaaaatactttaattatttattttgttctctattCCTGTAAGTTAAAGCCATTTATAAATGCTTGTAATTAGCCTTAGCAGAAAAAACAACTTAATTTGCAATATGGCGGCGCGCCCACTGCTTTATAGACATTAGGATGTTAACCTTatttttgctaaatgtagctaccaatcagcaagcgctacccaggcttctgaaccaaaaatgggcagactcctaagcttacattccttccttttcaaagaaagatagcaagagaacgaagaaaaatagataatagaagtaaattagaaagttgcttaaaaattttgctctatctgaatcatgagagaataaatgtgtgtttcatatccctttaatgaacaaatTAAAGGCagactgtataacattgttaaaagcactcTCGC is a genomic window containing:
- the NEUROG3 gene encoding neurogenin-3 — translated: MPPTTGSPQDQRRSDIEQFYEISNGEVPMIPCSPEHSEHPSDVEERLAFSKCRDPLQKKQRRRNRSKPKSEITVTKQKKNRRNKANDRERNRMHNLNSALDALRSVLPSFPDDAKLTKIETLRFAHNYIWALSETLRIADHSLHSLGHEMAHSLQKLPKNCLMVELTSPSSTCSSSSEWDSMYSQDSQSSFSPTESIDEVYHPSPCLRHISFPNFI